A portion of the Bifidobacterium sp. ESL0800 genome contains these proteins:
- a CDS encoding D-alanine--D-alanine ligase family protein, producing MRKQRVVVLYGGRADEHSISCISTAGVLKAMDTERFEPIPIGITKAGEWVMGGTDPRDFDLSDGAMPTVEASDADGATSTVKPVVLDMSRGNNGFYVRESDGTLTSLGYVDAVFPVLHGPYGEDGTVQGLLEMMGVPYVGCGVFASAACMDKAFTKIVLSQAGIPVAPGVTFDTRDFSEANEFKDDAAEAMKRIEAAKLRYPLFVKPSRAGSSFGVTKLEREGDAGELAAALFEASHHDWKVLVEQGIDGREIECAVLNPVAGEEPKSALPGEIVLDHRAAGGDQFYDFDSKYTDSEASHVEVPADLPQETLKRAQQIAVRAFKAVDGAGLSRVDTFVTKSGEVMVNEINTMPGFTPISMYPKAWEATGVGYTELITRLIEGVLR from the coding sequence ATGCGTAAGCAGCGCGTGGTGGTTTTGTACGGCGGCAGGGCGGATGAACATTCGATTTCCTGCATTTCCACCGCAGGGGTCTTGAAGGCCATGGACACCGAGCGTTTCGAGCCCATTCCCATCGGCATCACCAAAGCCGGCGAATGGGTGATGGGCGGCACTGACCCGCGCGATTTTGACCTTTCCGACGGCGCGATGCCCACCGTCGAAGCGTCCGATGCCGACGGCGCTACCAGCACAGTCAAGCCGGTGGTTCTCGACATGTCCCGTGGCAACAACGGTTTCTACGTGCGCGAATCGGACGGAACCCTGACTTCGCTCGGCTATGTGGACGCGGTATTCCCCGTTTTGCACGGTCCGTACGGCGAGGACGGCACGGTGCAGGGCTTGCTTGAGATGATGGGAGTGCCATACGTCGGCTGTGGCGTCTTCGCCTCGGCCGCCTGCATGGACAAGGCGTTCACGAAGATTGTGCTTTCCCAGGCCGGCATTCCCGTGGCTCCCGGGGTCACGTTCGACACCCGTGATTTCAGCGAGGCCAACGAGTTCAAAGACGACGCCGCCGAGGCGATGAAACGCATCGAGGCCGCCAAGCTGCGCTACCCGTTGTTCGTCAAGCCGTCGCGCGCCGGGTCGAGCTTCGGCGTCACCAAGCTGGAACGCGAGGGAGACGCCGGGGAGCTTGCCGCTGCGCTGTTCGAGGCTTCGCACCACGACTGGAAGGTGCTGGTGGAGCAGGGCATCGACGGGCGCGAGATCGAATGCGCCGTGCTCAATCCCGTGGCCGGCGAGGAGCCGAAGTCGGCGCTGCCCGGTGAGATCGTGCTCGACCATCGTGCCGCCGGCGGCGACCAGTTCTACGATTTCGACAGCAAATACACCGATTCCGAGGCGTCGCACGTCGAGGTCCCGGCGGACCTGCCGCAAGAAACGCTGAAGCGCGCGCAGCAGATTGCGGTTCGTGCGTTCAAGGCCGTCGACGGGGCGGGACTTTCGCGGGTCGATACGTTCGTCACGAAGAGCGGCGAGGTGATGGTCAACGAAATCA
- a CDS encoding NAD(P)H-dependent glycerol-3-phosphate dehydrogenase translates to MKTTVLGAGAWGTAFGQVLADAGNDVMMWAREPEIVKGIRDNHCNEMRLPSVKRLPDSMTATGDRAEAVKGAQIVVVAIAAQHAREALELFAPLIDSKAIVVSLMKGIERTTGKRMDEVVCEALGDLPAERFVAISGPNLSKEVADREPGATVVACESIDNAKIVAQACQTPYFKAFVTTDVIGVEMCGSLKNVVALAVGMARGAGYGENTAAMIETRGLAELAALGKASHAEDKTFHGLAGVGDLIATCGSPLSRNYTFGANLGKGMSVEEATKVSNGVAEGVPTTEAVVRMGAELGVPTPLASAMNKVLKQGLTCEQMLSELVKGDITEE, encoded by the coding sequence ATGAAGACGACAGTACTTGGGGCAGGCGCTTGGGGGACGGCGTTCGGCCAGGTGCTCGCGGATGCGGGCAATGACGTGATGATGTGGGCGCGTGAGCCGGAAATCGTGAAAGGCATACGCGACAACCACTGCAACGAAATGCGCCTTCCCAGCGTCAAGCGACTTCCAGATAGCATGACCGCCACCGGCGATCGGGCGGAAGCAGTGAAGGGCGCCCAGATTGTGGTGGTCGCCATCGCGGCCCAGCACGCGCGTGAGGCACTGGAGCTTTTCGCGCCGCTCATCGACTCCAAGGCCATCGTGGTTTCACTGATGAAGGGGATCGAGCGAACCACTGGCAAGCGTATGGACGAAGTGGTGTGTGAGGCGTTGGGCGACCTGCCGGCTGAGCGTTTCGTCGCGATTTCCGGGCCGAACCTGAGCAAAGAGGTAGCCGACCGCGAGCCCGGTGCCACAGTGGTGGCGTGCGAAAGCATCGACAATGCCAAGATCGTGGCGCAGGCCTGCCAGACCCCCTATTTCAAGGCGTTCGTCACCACGGACGTCATCGGTGTGGAAATGTGCGGATCGCTCAAGAACGTCGTGGCGCTCGCGGTGGGCATGGCCCGAGGTGCGGGATACGGCGAGAACACGGCGGCGATGATCGAGACGCGCGGCCTGGCGGAACTTGCCGCGCTGGGCAAGGCCTCGCATGCCGAGGACAAGACGTTCCACGGCCTTGCCGGCGTTGGCGATCTGATCGCCACCTGCGGATCGCCCTTGAGCCGTAACTACACCTTCGGCGCAAATCTTGGGAAGGGTATGAGCGTCGAGGAGGCCACCAAAGTCAGCAACGGTGTGGCCGAAGGCGTGCCGACAACGGAGGCCGTGGTGCGTATGGGCGCGGAGCTTGGCGTGCCGACCCCGCTCGCCAGCGCGATGAACAAGGTACTCAAACAGGGGCTGACCTGCGAGCAGATGCTGTCCGAGCTCGTCAAGGGTGATATCACGGAAGAGTGA
- a CDS encoding lysophospholipid acyltransferase family protein has product MTSKGKPSPRSAVKPLSDAQVELLGRRHHLVDPTQYFPTGPRKANTAEIEAQNPKGTKRLLDAVSAVLRAHSKVYAWGLERVPETGPFITAATHVTMYDVFIPMDALFHMGRRPRYMAKAEMAHWPVIGRWFQLVGMQPVPRRSGKAIEIEKESIDIITSGRPLTVWPEGTLSRDPLKWPMSLKDGVGIIALESSRRLGRQVPLYCAVTWGAASINHWWPWPRKNVVMCYDAALDYGDLLKDAETWGAEPPMELVTELTTRIRERMEQIMAEIRGEQPPAEGYWDFRTMSRKPRR; this is encoded by the coding sequence ATGACTTCCAAAGGAAAACCTTCTCCGCGTTCAGCGGTCAAGCCGCTGAGCGATGCGCAGGTGGAGCTGTTGGGGCGTCGCCATCACCTGGTCGATCCGACACAGTATTTCCCGACCGGCCCGCGCAAAGCGAACACCGCCGAGATCGAGGCGCAGAATCCCAAGGGTACCAAGCGCTTGCTCGATGCCGTCTCCGCTGTGCTTCGCGCGCACAGCAAGGTCTACGCGTGGGGGCTCGAGCGTGTTCCGGAAACCGGCCCGTTCATTACGGCGGCCACGCACGTCACGATGTATGACGTTTTTATTCCGATGGACGCGCTGTTCCATATGGGTCGTCGCCCGCGCTATATGGCCAAGGCCGAGATGGCGCACTGGCCGGTGATCGGGCGTTGGTTCCAGCTGGTGGGTATGCAGCCCGTGCCGCGCCGCAGTGGCAAGGCCATCGAGATCGAAAAGGAATCCATCGACATCATCACCTCGGGCCGTCCGCTCACTGTCTGGCCGGAAGGCACGCTCTCGCGTGACCCGCTCAAATGGCCGATGAGCCTCAAGGACGGCGTCGGCATCATCGCGCTCGAATCCTCGCGCCGGCTCGGCCGCCAGGTGCCGCTCTATTGCGCGGTGACGTGGGGTGCGGCGAGCATCAACCATTGGTGGCCGTGGCCGCGCAAGAACGTAGTGATGTGCTACGACGCCGCGCTGGATTATGGCGACCTGCTCAAGGACGCCGAAACGTGGGGCGCCGAGCCGCCGATGGAGCTGGTCACGGAACTCACCACGCGTATCCGCGAGAGGATGGAGCAGATCATGGCCGAGATTCGCGGCGAGCAGCCGCCGGCCGAGGGCTATTGGGACTTTCGGACGATGAGCCGCAAACCACGTCGCTGA